The DNA segment TGGGGATAGAGTAGATCTCGTCCATCTCCTCCGAGGCCATGGCCGCCAGGTGTCCGGCCCACTCGTTGGACTTGATGAAGACCTCGTTGGAGAGCACGTCGAGCTTCTTCTGAGTCTCACCCTGAACGTTCTCGGTGTCGGCGCTGCCCAGGACGCCGACCAGGGCGCCGTGGTTGACCAGGTGGCTGATGACCTTGCAGGCCGTGACCACGTCGTTGAGCAGCGAGGTGAAGTCGCCGGTGGCGCCGGCGATGTGGCGCTGCTCCTCGATGATGAACTGGGTGATGCTGGTACCGTTGTGCATACTGCTCCTCGTCTCGAATTCAATCCGAAGTATTGTTTTGTCGGTGACGCAGTATAAGGCCCTTGGCGGCCGGACAGAACCCCGGACGTGACCCTTGGCGGACGGTGCGCGCCGACCCGGCAGGTCGGGAAAACCCGTGCAGTCACCGAGACGATCCTTATGGCTATACTAGGCGCCCGTTGCGCGTGAACGAGACGAGCATCCGATCGCCGGTCGCCCTCCACGTCTCGCCATGGGTCGCCCTCTTCCCAATCCATGTCACTGCCTGCCACGATGCCCGATCACGACGAACACCACGCGCGAAACGATACGGTCGATCTCGACGTCTGGCGCGGCAGCGAGCACTCCATGGCGCTCTACGCGGACATCTTCGCGGCCCTGCCCGATCCCATCGCCCTAGTCGACCGCGGCTGCCGGCTGCTGGCGGCCAACCCGGCCTTTCTCGCCGCCATCGCCCTTGAACCGGGCGCATCGACCGGACGCCCCTTCATGGAACTGTGCGGGGCAAGTGCGTTGACGACCCTGGTCTACCGCCATCTCGGAACCTGTCTGGATCAGGAGCAAGCCATCGTCGAGGATTGGCTCGAAACCACCGACAGCGGTATCCGGCGCGAGCATGAGGTCCGATTGCGTCCGTGTCGCGACGCTCAGGGCGGCGTCGGCGGGATCGTCATCGAGTTACGCGACGTGACGGCCATACGCGAGGCCGAGCGCCGGTTGCTGCAATCGGCCGCCGTCTATGCGGCCACTTCGGAGGGTGTCCTGATCACGGACCCCGAGGGCATCGTGGTCGCGGTCAACGCCGCCTTCACCCAGATCACCGGCTATTCGGAAGCCGAGATCCTGGGCCGTAAGCCGAGCCTGCTCAACGCGCAATGGCACAGCCGGGGATTCTTCGTCAGCCTGTGGCGACGCCTGCTCAGACAGGGCTCCTGGCAGGGCGAGATCTGGAACAGGCGCAAGAACGGCGAGATCTACCGTCAGCGCCTGACCATCCGGCGCGTACTCGACCCGCGCGGCAAACCGGTCAACTTCGTCGGTCTCTTCGCCGAGCGCACGGCCTCCTCCAGCACGCCGCGGCTGGCCGAACACCTCATCCACTACGATGCCCTGACCAAGCTGCCCAACCGTCTGCTGTTCGAGTCGCGCCTGGATCATGCCATCGAACTCGGTCGGCGCAAGGAGTCGCCCCTGGCGCTGTTCATCGTCGATCTGGATCATTTCTCGCACATCAACGCCAGTCTCGGTTATCAGATCGGCGACGATCTGTTGCGCGCCATCGGACTCAGGCTGCGTGAGACGATCCGTCCATCCGACACCCTGGCCCGATTGCGCGCCGATCAGTTCGCGCTCCTGTTCGAGGAGATCGATGAGACCGAGGAGGTGGTACTCATCGCCAACCGGCTCAAGATGCTCATGAGCGCGCCCGTTTGGATCCGCGGCCATCAACTGCACGTCAATCTCAGCATCGGCATCGCCGTGAGCACAGAACTGCGCGAGGATCGTCGGGCGCTCATGGCCAATGCCGAATCCGCGCTCAGACAGGTCAAGCGCCAGGGACGCAATGGCTTCAAGATCCTGGCGAGCGCGCCGGATCAGGTCGCGCGCGAGCACCAGCGCCTGCTCGACCGGCTGCGCGCGGCACTGGGCACGCCCGAGCTCCAGCTCCATTACCGCCCCGGCATGGACATGAGCACGGAGACCTTCGATTCGGTCACGGTCTCCATCCATTGGGAGTCGCCCGAGCTGGGCGTGATCACACAGGAACGGCTGCTCCCGCTGGCCGAGGAGAGCGGGCTGATCCTGGAGTTGGGTGACTGGATGCTCACCCAGGCCTGCCGGCAGCTCCAGGACTGGATCGACCGCAGGCTGAAGATCAAGCGCCTCGTCGTCGAGATCGGCGAGGTGCAGCTCACGCGCGGGGATCTGGCACGGACGCTGGCCCAGCGCCTGGAGGACTATCCGGCGGCCGCCACGCGCCTGGATCTGGAGTTCAGCGAGCGCCTGCTCGTCAAGCATCGCGAACAGATCGCCGAGGTCTTCCAGGGGTTGAACGAGCTGGGCGTCGGGATCTGTCTGGGGGAGGTCGGCATCGGCTGGACCGCGCCGGCGGTGCTGCAACGGCTCCCGATCCGCACGCTCAAGATCCATTCGAGCTTCATCGAGGCCCTGCCCGATGCCCATCACGAGCTGGCCGTGGTCGAGGCGCTGATCGCCATGGCGCAGGCGCTGGGGCTGGAGATCCGTGCCGATGGCGTGCGTACCAAGGAGCAGCAGTATCAACTGCTCAGCATCGGCTGTCTCAAGGCCCAGGGGGATCTGTTCGGCGAGCCGCTGAGCGCGGCCCAGTTCGAATCCTGGCTCGATCCCCAGCCGGTGCCGAAAAAACCCGCGCCGCTCGGCAATTGAGGGCAGGGCGCGAGGCGACGCGACGCCTCAGAGGAAGTTGAAGAGCGAGAGTCGACTGACCTGGACATAGGTCTGCTGCGCGGCCTGCAGGACGGTCTGCTGGAGCTGGAAGCGACTGATGGCCTCGGCGTAGTCGAGATCCTGGATATCGGAGAGAGTGCTCTTGAGATCCACCAGACGTTCGTCGTTGAGTTCGGTCTGGATGTCGATCGTGTCGAGCCGCAGACCGACCGAGGTGCGGACCTCGTTGACCCGCCCCAGGCCCGAGTCGAGGTTGCGCAGAGCCATGCTGGTGGCGCGCGACAGCGTCTCGCGACCCGTCTCGTCGGTCGCGGGCGTCTCGAAGGCCGTGGCGATGTCGTCGAGTGTCTTGAAGATGTCGACCTGGGTGATGGGGCGCGAGATGACTTCGTCGTCGCTGTAGGGGTTGGCCGCGAGATCGGCCGGTGTGGCCGGACCGCCGGTGAGGGTGACACGACGGCCGGCGAACTCGATTTCAGTCGGCTTGCCGGGTGGCGTGGGCGGAACGAAGTTGCCGGCGACATCCGCTGAGCCATAGACCCCGCCAAGATACTTGCCATCGGTATCCTTCACGGCATTGCCGTCCATGTCGACGATTTGGTACTCGACCGGGCCGGATCGGCCAATGAGCGGATCGGTATTCTCCGGAGGAAACTTGAAGCGAATCCTGAAGGATTCGCCGGCACTATTGAGCGCCTCATCCAGGTTCGCCACTTCCACCTTCGTCACGTCCAGGGTGCTG comes from the Allochromatium tepidum genome and includes:
- a CDS encoding putative bifunctional diguanylate cyclase/phosphodiesterase gives rise to the protein MSLPATMPDHDEHHARNDTVDLDVWRGSEHSMALYADIFAALPDPIALVDRGCRLLAANPAFLAAIALEPGASTGRPFMELCGASALTTLVYRHLGTCLDQEQAIVEDWLETTDSGIRREHEVRLRPCRDAQGGVGGIVIELRDVTAIREAERRLLQSAAVYAATSEGVLITDPEGIVVAVNAAFTQITGYSEAEILGRKPSLLNAQWHSRGFFVSLWRRLLRQGSWQGEIWNRRKNGEIYRQRLTIRRVLDPRGKPVNFVGLFAERTASSSTPRLAEHLIHYDALTKLPNRLLFESRLDHAIELGRRKESPLALFIVDLDHFSHINASLGYQIGDDLLRAIGLRLRETIRPSDTLARLRADQFALLFEEIDETEEVVLIANRLKMLMSAPVWIRGHQLHVNLSIGIAVSTELREDRRALMANAESALRQVKRQGRNGFKILASAPDQVAREHQRLLDRLRAALGTPELQLHYRPGMDMSTETFDSVTVSIHWESPELGVITQERLLPLAEESGLILELGDWMLTQACRQLQDWIDRRLKIKRLVVEIGEVQLTRGDLARTLAQRLEDYPAAATRLDLEFSERLLVKHREQIAEVFQGLNELGVGICLGEVGIGWTAPAVLQRLPIRTLKIHSSFIEALPDAHHELAVVEALIAMAQALGLEIRADGVRTKEQQYQLLSIGCLKAQGDLFGEPLSAAQFESWLDPQPVPKKPAPLGN
- the flgL gene encoding flagellar hook-associated protein FlgL; this translates as MRISTSQIFQSGLSAMQGAQSKLNKTGLQLATGRRILTPADDPGGATQAVHFKAAIKNTEQYQRNSDYAKPKLEYEESQLVALGNALQRVRELVVAGNNDTYNPENRKIIAGEIRQLRADILGLANSQDTNGEYLFAGTRSQHQPFVVGDDGRVTYVGAEGPGAIREVDITSNRRVATGDTGAHVFMNIPERSGLLTEAVVKPATTTSTLDVTKVEVANLDEALNSAGESFRIRFKFPPENTDPLIGRSGPVEYQIVDMDGNAVKDTDGKYLGGVYGSADVAGNFVPPTPPGKPTEIEFAGRRVTLTGGPATPADLAANPYSDDEVISRPITQVDIFKTLDDIATAFETPATDETGRETLSRATSMALRNLDSGLGRVNEVRTSVGLRLDTIDIQTELNDERLVDLKSTLSDIQDLDYAEAISRFQLQQTVLQAAQQTYVQVSRLSLFNFL